A stretch of Clostridium formicaceticum DNA encodes these proteins:
- the cobM gene encoding precorrin-4 C(11)-methyltransferase, whose product MANVYFIGAGPGDPELITLKGHKRVQEADVIIYAGSLVNPEVIGNRKETAEVYNSASMTLQEVIEVIKKAVKEGKTVARVHTGDPSIYGAIREQIDLLEKEAITYEVIPGVSSFVASAAQLKKEFTLPEVSQTVILTRMEGRTPVPKRESLASLASHQTSMAIFLSVQAIEEVVKELLTAYPSNTPVAVVQKATWPDQQIVEGTLENIAQKVKAAGIKKTAQILVGNFLGNEYALSKLYDENFTHEYRKGKE is encoded by the coding sequence ATGGCTAATGTCTATTTTATAGGAGCTGGACCGGGCGATCCAGAATTAATTACCTTGAAGGGACACAAAAGGGTTCAGGAAGCAGATGTGATTATCTATGCTGGATCTTTAGTAAACCCAGAAGTGATAGGAAATAGAAAAGAAACAGCAGAGGTTTACAATAGCGCCTCTATGACGTTACAAGAAGTGATAGAGGTGATAAAGAAGGCGGTTAAGGAGGGAAAAACCGTTGCTAGAGTACATACAGGGGATCCAAGTATTTATGGAGCCATTCGGGAACAGATAGATCTTTTAGAGAAGGAAGCCATTACTTATGAAGTGATTCCTGGTGTCAGTTCCTTTGTTGCTTCAGCGGCTCAGTTAAAAAAAGAATTTACATTGCCAGAAGTCTCCCAAACAGTAATCCTGACAAGGATGGAGGGGAGGACACCAGTTCCCAAAAGAGAAAGTTTAGCATCTTTAGCCAGCCATCAAACCTCCATGGCGATTTTTTTATCAGTACAAGCCATAGAGGAGGTAGTAAAGGAACTGCTGACAGCTTACCCTTCAAATACACCAGTAGCAGTAGTGCAAAAAGCTACTTGGCCAGATCAACAAATTGTTGAAGGAACCTTAGAAAATATAGCACAAAAGGTAAAAGCTGCGGGAATCAAAAAGACAGCACAAATTTTAGTAGGGAACTTTTTGGGAAATGAATACGCCCTTTCTAAACTGTATGATGAGAACTTTACCCACGAGTATAGAAAAGGTAAAGAATAA
- the cobI gene encoding precorrin-2 C(20)-methyltransferase: MKGKLYGIGVGPGDPELLTLKAVKVLKEADLVICPKGKKEEDSIALKIAKEHVNAAAEIKALVFPMVYCQETLESHWNENINIISDALDRGKKVAFLTLGDALLYSTYIYILKALKEKNYAIETVPGITSFSATASRVNLPLTEGDETLTILPLIKEEEKVENVLSVSDNLVVLKVSHDPKGLAEKLKKQGLENNFVMISKCGHDDEKITTDIRDLEKERVPYLSTIIIKKGEGFHG, translated from the coding sequence ATGAAGGGTAAATTATATGGAATAGGTGTAGGACCAGGAGATCCTGAGCTACTGACCTTAAAAGCAGTAAAAGTATTAAAGGAGGCAGATCTTGTCATTTGTCCCAAGGGAAAAAAAGAAGAAGATAGTATTGCTTTAAAAATTGCAAAAGAGCATGTAAATGCAGCAGCAGAGATAAAAGCTTTGGTTTTCCCTATGGTATATTGTCAAGAGACTTTGGAAAGTCATTGGAATGAAAATATCAACATCATATCTGATGCTTTAGATAGAGGAAAAAAAGTAGCTTTTCTAACTTTAGGGGACGCTTTGTTATATAGTACTTATATTTATATATTAAAAGCATTAAAAGAAAAAAACTATGCTATAGAAACAGTACCGGGTATTACTTCCTTTAGTGCCACCGCCAGCAGAGTGAACCTTCCATTGACAGAGGGTGACGAAACCTTAACCATTCTTCCCCTTATTAAGGAAGAGGAAAAGGTTGAAAATGTTCTGAGTGTTTCTGACAATTTGGTGGTATTAAAGGTATCCCATGATCCCAAAGGTTTGGCAGAGAAATTGAAAAAACAAGGTTTAGAAAATAATTTTGTGATGATATCCAAGTGTGGACATGATGACGAAAAAATTACCACAGATATAAGAGACTTAGAAAAAGAGAGAGTCCCTTACTTATCAACGATTATTATCAAAAAAGGAGAGGGTTTTCATGGCTAA